In the Ferribacterium limneticum genome, AGCCGCTACCGCTCGGCGCTGCTGGCCGGCCTGATCATGGCCAACGTGCCGCTCGCGCTGGTCGGCAGCGTGCTCGGCCTGTGGCTGTCCGGCCAGCCGCTGTCGGTCGCCGCGCTGATCGGCTTCATCACGCTGGCCGGCATCGCCACCCGCAACGGCATCCTGAAGATCAGCCACTACCTCAACCTGATGCGCTTCGAGGGCGAGGTATTCGGCGTGCCGATGATCGTCCGCGGCTCGCTGGAACGGCTGACGCCGGTGCTGATGACCGCGCTGGTCGCGGCCTTCGCGCTGGCGCCGCTGCTCTTCGAGGCCGAGCAACCGGGTACCGAGATCCTGCATCCGGTCGCCGTGGTGATTTTCTCCGGGCTGGTCAGTTCGACCCTGCTCGATACCTTCGTAACCCCTGCCCTGTTCTGGCTGTTCGGCCGGAAACCGGCGGAGCGCCTGCTCGCCGAAGGCGGCGACGAGGCACTTTGATTTTTTAGGAGATTGACCATGCAAACCAAACATCTACTGCCAATTACCGCTCTCCTACTCGCCCTGAGCTTGCCGACCGCCGCCATGGCCCATGCCGAACACGGCCAGCCGCAGTTCGGCGGTGTCGTTGCCGAAGCTGGCGAGGCGCAATTCGAGGTCGTCGGCAAGGATGGCAGGCTCTTCGTCCATGTCACCAACCACGGCTCCCCGCTCGATACGACCGGGGCGAGCGGCAAGCTGACGGTGCTGGCCGGCTCGGCCAAGCAGGAATATGCCTTGAAGCCGGCCGGCGGCAATCGCCTGGAGGGTTCCGGTAGCTACGGTGCTGGCGCCAAGCTGCTGCTGCAGGTGCAGTTGCCGGGCAAGAAGCTGTTGCAAGCCCGTGCGCTTGCTCGTTGAAAGGAAGAGCGATGAACGTGCCAATGATTTCCCGCCGTCGCCTGCTGCTTTCCCTGCTGGCGACAACTGCCCTGCCGACCTGGGCGGCACCCGCCCAACCCCGAGTCGATGTCTGGAAAGACCCGAATTGCGGCTGTTGTGGCGATTGGGTCAAGCACCTCGAGGCGGAAGGCTTTACCGTCCGCGTCTTCGCCACCGGCGCCGATGCGGCCCGTCGCCGGCTCGGCTTGCCCGATGCCTACGCCTCCTGCCACACCGCGCTGGTCGATGGCTATGTGCTGGAAGGCCACGTCCCGGCAACGGACATTCGCCGTCTGTTGGCTGAAAGGCCCAAGGCCTTGGGGCTGGCCGTGCCGGGTATGCCGGTCGGCTCGCCGGGCATGGATGGCCCGGTCTACCAGGGCCGGCGCGATCCCTACGATGTCCTGCTGGTCAGCCGTGAAGGGC is a window encoding:
- a CDS encoding DUF411 domain-containing protein, yielding MNVPMISRRRLLLSLLATTALPTWAAPAQPRVDVWKDPNCGCCGDWVKHLEAEGFTVRVFATGADAARRRLGLPDAYASCHTALVDGYVLEGHVPATDIRRLLAERPKALGLAVPGMPVGSPGMDGPVYQGRRDPYDVLLVSREGRSTVFARYR